The DNA sequence TATCCCTCAGGGGCGATGATCCAGTCCTGAGCGTGGGACAGGAGTTTGATTTACAAAGCATACACGGTGGGAGGCTTGGATGTGACATTCGGCGTAAGTTCCTCGTACCTGCCACCCGAGATCTCGGAAGCTGACGTACAACTCGTGCTTCTTGCACGCCTGCTTTTGATCAGTGCTGCTGTTCTCTGTGCAAGAAGAGGCGAGGGGGGAGATTTGTCATCCTCAAACAACAATTCGACCCAATTGACACAGTGCAGATCCAAACACAGACATTTCAAGAGTCACTTTTGGAAATCAGATCCAGCAGCAATTTGCTAACAGGCCACCCAGCTTGTGGTGGCTTTTGAGTTTTAGCACATGCACAAACTCAGCACCCTGTGCCTGTCAACAATCATTTTTGAAGGGGTGTCTAATCGTTTGAAGGGGAATCTGCAGTGCTTGAGATTTTCTTTGGAATATTATGCTCCAACATGTGCAGTCCAACAAGTCGAAAACATAGTGTTCTGAATTATGTTTTGTTGGTTgaatatgaaaaaaagaaaccaGGCAATCTccactcatttttatctgtctcgGGGggacggccattttgccacttgctgtcgacttaaTATGACATCGGTGGCCaagtctcaggtcacaaccaatcacggctcaccagttttctgaagctaagCCAGTTGATAGTGAGCTGTGTTATATGATTTTTAGGGGGTGTCAATAGCAACACCCCTCTGCTGATCAATAGTAGCAGATCAATAGTTGACTCACTCTTTTGCTTCAATGAACCCCAGCCCCATACAGCATTTCTGGCTAAGAAGGGTCTGAGTTGTCAGTGATCTGCAGGAGGGACTGGTTCTCATCATCCACTTAAAGGGGACGCTGGTCCAAAATGTTCTAAGCAGTCTCATGTGTTTGTGGCCTCGGTTGCCCCGCAGCACACCCCAGATGTGCTCTGCCATAAAAGCTTTTTACCTCCTCGTAGAGAACATGGGCCCTAATTTTCTTGTAATGCTTGTGGAAATAAACAAAGGCGGACGAGGTATAGTCAAAGCTCTGGCATTAGGGCCTAATGTTTCAGCAGGTCCCATAAACACAAACCTCTCACACCTGCAATGAAAAGTCATGCAATATGGATTGCATGTTTTGTCTTTGTCGATATTACAATTATAAACAACTTCTTTTGTTCAGAATAGAAGTCAGCAAGATAACAACTAAAAActtttgtctgaacaaaagaactTGAACTAGACGTGATCAATCTCATCGAAATTAATATTACGATTGTTGGTTatgaataaaaatgacattttctaactagaaaaaaaatatataatttcatttaccgtaatttccggactataagtcgcggtttttttcatagtttgggtgggggggcgacttatactcaggagcgacttatatatgttttttttcacaaatttttacttgatcattaagacatcacttacaagtatagttgaccacttcccatgttatttttagtatagttgatcacttcacatgcttttatttctttatcttgaacatattcaaaacataaaaaatagagaaaacgtcaaataaagcaattaacactttaaagcaccatatccaagtccactgtctgctgtatgtacacttgctccatttttgctcctcttatatttattattattatttattattatttgtttatttatcatttattcaatactcttatttattcattgttagtgccttcttggtttttttttgtgatgcttgtatgcatatgtgtactatctcaccgagggatagtggaaatgtaatttcaatctctttgtgtgtcttagtatataaaaaaatatatcgacgataaagcagactttgactttgataaaacaaccaaaaaaaattatattttcagacgaaactggatgagggcgctctaaattttaccgttggccgtgactcatcaactgggtgggcttaagaaaaatggcaccaaaaagaaactcatattttgcaggttacaaacttcaagttgtaaaatatgcagctgaaaacagtaatcgagcagcagaaagaaagtttggagaaccgtgatgtaccaatggattactatttcaagtgacgtcagtagcgcggcgcgccggttgtttacatacaaacgtgcccacacaaggactaccatcattagcggtgaccatttctaagtgacacggaggacaacgagtttgaaggaattaaggatttggagtgacatagaaggtttgaaaaactattatggcttttacgcacgcccggtctctactgagtcgggggccgacgctcggccgagtggctgtccgcgaacggtgcgtggggctcggacatggccattacgcacgcccggtctgtctggaagtccacgccgccacacgcttggaagtttgttttgtttaataaagagccgtttaccaaacctacgtctatccttgtactttgttaacgctacaatatagttatatagtagatctgtggaataaagacgaggctgacgtcagggcgcacgcgcggcgatgttgacaaaggacgaggaatttgatcgatggatttaatggaattaaagtgcacggatggtttgataatattattggcttgtattatagttatttaaaatatagtttatctatcgttatatgagcctgtggaatattttgaagcgcaagcgccctcagccgtgcgcacccattgttgacaaagaacgatcgatggatttaatgaattggagtgacactgatggttttataaacatgttattcatgtaatagttgtccttaatcactctatatgttacgtcaggcccgttctcagctctttgtttgtgtttgtcatgttagcatacctatcgtttagcctgttgttgctatttaatgaattggagtgacaccgatggttttataaacatgttattcatgtaatagttgtccttaatcactctatatgttacgtcaggcccgttctcagctctttgtttgagtttgtcacgttagcatacctatcgtttagcctgttgttgctatttaatgaattggagtgacactgatggttttataaacatgttattcatgtaatagttgtccttaatcactctatatgttacgtcaggcccgttctcagctctttgtttgtgtttgtcacgttagcatacctatcgtttagcctgttgttgctatcgtttagcctgttgttgctcgttcatgactgtttttggtgtgggattttgtcgaataaattgcccccaaaatgcgacttatactccggagcgacttatatatgttttttttcactttttggggcattttatggctggtgcgacttatactccggagcgacttatagtccggaaaatacggtacatttgtAATTGACATCCTGACAGGCTTCTGGGCAGATGAATTGTATTATATATTACCAAACTCACAATTTAACTATGCCAAGTTTCTTTTAGGCCTGAACGAATCAACATGCTTTTTAGATTACAGCTGATTTTTTGACTGTGACAGTTTATAtcaatatcttgtgtttttttttatcaaaacaaGCGTAATGAGCAGAAAAGTGCTTTGTTTTTGTATCTGTAACATTTCTTGTGTAGTGGACTCCGGAACACGGTTATGTCAATTACCTGCAATGTTGGCCACTCGCAAGGCCTCTTGGCTCTTGGCCCCTTTGGAGCGATTGGGGTTCCGCTGCTTAGTGCCTCCTTGTGCTGAGCGGATGCTTCGCAGGTGCACCTCGGTGGCTTTGAAGAAAGCCACCATGAATGGCTGTTTGTTCTGCGGCCCGCTACGACCGATCAGCCCCGCAGCGCGAGGGTTTACACTCTCTCCTGTAGAGGGTGACATGGAgtcaagtgcaaaaaaaaaaaaaaaaaaaaaaagaagtgtcatTGACCTGACATACTGTACATCAAGATCTTCACTTCTTGTTTGCGTGTTCTCTGTTGTTGTGttggcatgcgtgtgtgtggccCAGTGCTTGCAAAGAAGAATGTGTGTCTGATCAAGGTTTAGTGATTAATCAAAGCTTCTGGTTGGCGCCGCCAGCAGCGTCCTGCGTGCCTGTCTACACATGCTCGCCCGTAACCCCTCACAGGCACTTCAACaccggctcattggtgcagcgtTCCTCCCTTTATCATAAAACCATCTATTTTTCTTGCCACACATGTAACTGTCTGCGCCAACCTGAGAGAGATTGTGTGGTTAATCACGCTCGTGTAATCAACGCTGTTTGTTGACAGTGTTTTCTAAAGACGAACAACCGAGCCTGGCGATGACGACCTCAAGCAGTCATATTCGCGAAAATGCGATAACGTGACATACTTTCTGTAAGCATGCTCATTGTGATGCTGGCATGATGATATatgtatacagtaatccctcgctacattgcGGTTTCAGTACATCTCGAATTCCCACCcccttccccccaaaaaaaatcaaaaattcaaAAAGTCAAAAGTTGCCCACATCCAGCAgaagcccacacaattgcagtacatacacttgtaccttgtttttaaaaaagttatgataataagagttctagaaACATATTTATAGTATTGTACCtcgttatattttttttataatagtatgtacacttgtaccttgttataaaaaagttataataatgagttctaaaaacatatttacaatatgtatactttagctacatctacatatgtatgttacacaaacacacgtatcatatttatatttatattatttatacattattttctgtagtttaatataaatgtattgatacacaaaatttatgtatgttaaaaatgagaggatgacactacttcacggattttcacctatcgcgggtggtcttggaaccaattatccacgataaacgagggattactgtatgtgtgtgtatatatatatatatatatatatatatatatatatatatatatatatatatatatatatatatatatatattcccttTATAGTAACTCACCGTTTGTGCCCTCTAGAGCCAACTGTAGACCCAGATTCCTTCCTGGGTTGAGGACCCAGTGGTTGCTGGTGATCGTCACATCAAAAACCAGCCAGCCCTCCTCTGCAGCCCAGATGACTCGTGAGTCCAGGAGAAAAAGGTCAGACTCtctgtgcaaaacaaaaaaaaatctgatgtatGTCACAAGCAAACAGCCACAAGGAGCAGCAGAGAGATTTAAAGGAATTTCAAGCAAGTTCAGAAGGATGGAGACGGGGGGGCGCTCCAGATGGCGAAGCCCAGGGGAgcacttcatttttttaattgacaatAATGGCTTTATAAATGACTGGCCATTTATACACCACACACATGCTCCATCAGTGGCTTAAGTTTTGTTGCGAGAGGAGTCATAAATCAAAAGAAGGGAAGACGGTGAAAGCCAGAAGGAAATCCATGAGGAAGAAAATAGTTGTGGAAAAGTACAAATCTGTGAGAGTCACATGTTCAACAATCCCTTGTTCTTTATGGGGCCATTCAAGTCTCCCGACCTATTTTCTTTAACCAGATTGTGTGTCACAGACACGCCCACCCGTGTATTGTTTacaaaaacactttttgaaAGAACCTGAACTATTCACCTGTCTGAATGTTCCTCCAACACTTGGTAGATGCTGATGCGGAAGGTTTCGTTATCAAAGCGTTCGTGAATGAAATCTTTATAAATCCGAAACTCGGCGGCAGTGACCACCTCGCCCTCAGGAATCTGGGACAGGTCAAATCGGAATTCTCGATGATGTCGTCTCACTGGCAGGAATTCCTTGTCATGCTCCACTGCAAGAAGGAAACAAAAGAGGTCTTGCATCACATGCGGATAAGGAATTGACTTTGAATGACAGTTATTGGTTGTAAGTAGCTCATAGTTGCTGTTGGGAAGTTGGTGAGTGCCACATTAAGCACATTAATGCGACACATCTGGTGAACATCACGATAAAGACACAGGCACACTCTGACAAGTTTACGAGCGCCTCTCGTCTCACCCCCTCAACCCCGGAGAGTCATTCAGTCCACCCATCATCTGGTTCTCGTGAGTCCAGAATCCATGTTTGGAGTACATCGTTCCAATGGCGTCTCCACAACACTAAGCAGCCCATTGTAACTCCCTTGGGATGTGACCTCGCCCCACCTCCCCCCATCACCCCCACCGCCCCTCAGCATGTTCCTCTTACGTCCCGGCAGGACATCGCAGGGATCAGTGCCTCGGCTCTCAACATCTCCATCCACTTTCCCTCTGTGATTAACACTCAGACAGACCTCACACATATTCACAAATACTTTGGACCAGATATTCCCAAACTTAGGGTCTGgacttaaaaatatttttttttattgatttttcaaTCGTCAGACTAAATTGCATCCATCGATTTGTCCTCTTTGGGGTCAGGGGTGAGCTCGAATCTGGACTGTAGCCAGTCAAGGCACACTTGTACTGTATATAGTTTTCAAACATTAAAGTTAGTTTGTGTGATGGCTGGATCCACATATCAGATGTGGGTCCTGAGTTGGACAAATATTCAATaagtttttaaatgttttatttggttTAACATAAAAAGCCGTTTTGAGTTGAGGAataaacaaaggaaaaaaataggaTGGTATGCTTGAAAAATACAAAGAATATTACAAATAATTAACTATACTTGAACATGAGACCAGACAGAATCACAAAAGATCAAATGTGGCATTCGTATTAGAGAACGTTATTTGCAACAGAGATTTTGCATCCTAAAACGGCCCTCAAAAAATGATGCCACCACATCACAGGTGTGTTTGTGCAACAcattaatttcaaaataaataaataaatatttccaATTTCTGTTTTAACTCTCTAGGTTTGCTGATCTTCTACCCCCCACACCCACTGTTGATTTAAGCTCCACCCATTCTTTCCTACATATTGACTCCCTGGGCAAAAcacctgcagaaaaaaaactgggtAATTTATTTGCAAACCTCCATCACACTCAGACTCAAGCACATGAACAGCCAGTTTTAATGACAATTTCTGATGACAGCGCACATGTTGTAAAGCAGCTGTTGGCGAAATGAATACGGCATGATGTCAGTATTACGCATGTTCCACTACACATGCCTGACACATGCTTGTGCTAAGTTGTTTTACTCTCACTGCACCTGCTGCTTCCTCTGCTCTGGTtgctgagatgttttttttgttccccctCAGTAAACCACATCTTGTTTCTTTTACGTCTCTCATAAACCTGgtcagattcaagattcaaagaGATTCTAAATGTCGACTTGTGCTTTAAAGATTGTCTGCACCTTAAATATCAACATCTGTCATtaatatactatactatactatactatactatactataatataatataatataataatataaaaagctGACAAAGCAAGGCTTAAATGTTATGGTTTTTCAGAATAAATATTTTCAAACGTTGACTCCCTTTGAGAAGAAGTCTGTCAAAATCTTTAGTTCCCAAAGCATCCAACTCACTTTCTCAGCACTAGAGCACTTGCATTTGGAAGACTTTTGCATCTCGGGCTTATGTATTTAGTTGCAGCTCAAACCTAACCACAAAGCTGCTTTGACATTTACAGTAGCATGGCAGTCATTAGATGTGGGAGCCAAactttaaaaatacattaatgaCTTCCTGAAGGTGGAAGTATTTAGCTATTGCGCCACCTgtaccacaaacacacacacacacccatgcaaACAAGATAAACACATCCACTTTCACCATATAAGTGTGCTGAGGGTCCACATCATGCACACACATGGGAAAAGTCGTGCCTGTGAAGCTTGACAGGCTTGTGTGTCACAGTTAGACAATCATTATGGCTTTCTGTCATCTATAATTACAAATGCACGTGCACAAactcacaaatacacacacacgcacagtgaGATGCTTTCATCATTTATCTGGCGTCTGATTTGCTTTTCATACAAGCTGCCGATTACGTGAGCCCACATCATCTGCATTAACCCTGACCGCATGTAGCAAAGCACAACAAAGACGATAAACGAGTTCAAGTTCCCAATCCATTTCGAGTTTTAAAAGCATCATGCTGCATCTATTTCTAAATACAAAGTGATTACTTTCGTCAAAGTCTATTCTTCTACGGGCCACATTCATCATGAGTAGGCCTGTCAAGGCATAATTCACAACACACAAACTGCTTGATTCATATTAAAGTTAGAAGAAGAGAAATATCAAATAATATTTACTGtcctttcctttcctccttGCTCACTCCTCCCTTTCTTGTCTTCCAGAGCCACGAAGCATCCCAGACACCTCGGCCTCCGGAGCAACGGCAGACAGAACTGACGGCTCATATTAGCCCAAGTGTCTGTTCAACACCATCACACCCCTCACTAGCACCTTGAACACTTCCGCCGCACGGCAGGGGGGAACGGGGGGATCTCACCCCTGGCACTGCGTGTTTGACTGACACAATATAATGAtctgcttctttctttcttcctctcAGATGCCTTGACAATGTTTTAATTACAATCCAGGCAAGACgtagtagtcatagtttccacgAGCTCGGGGAAGAAATGGGCTCTGCAAAGAAGTTGCTCAAGATGTTTATCCTATAAAGTTTAAAGAGGTTTTGATCTTTCAGCTAACCACAGTAGGGTGATTACTATGTCAAGAAACTTCCTGCCCGCTGCTGACTACTGATGACATCATGCCGTGTGATGTTTTTATACTGGAAAAGGGGTCAACAGAGTTCCACGTTAGAACTTAGTCACACTTGACAATCATTAATTAAGTCACTGCAGCACATCGTCAcataagcgtgtgtgtgtgtgtgtgtgtgtctgtgcgtgtgtgtgtgtgtgtgtgtccgcctGAGGGCGTGCACGTGCCACACAGACTGCATGAGTGCAAGTTGAGGCAAAAACCACAGGAAGAAGAGTCTTTTACTTGTGGTCAAAGCAAACCTTTATGAGTTCTCTAGCCTGCGGGCCGTCTGCGGATCACAGGTCTTGGACTTTCTTGTCTCTCAATGCAGTCATCAAACGTGCGTTCCCACTGCAGCTGTAAAGCAAATGTTCCACCTCACGCTTCACTGGGCATTGGAGATTTACGGTATACTCCACATGTAATAGTTTGGAACACATGTTGGACTGCCGTTTGTTTGTGGACATGTTTCAATTAGACTTGCTGTATTTGTAGAAACATGAATATAATAGACTGACATCCTCATGTTCGTCTCTTCTGACAATTCATGTCCCAGCTTGCCCAGTCTGTGAGTGAATCAGAAATTGAGATCAGGTCACATGAGGGTGGCCTGGCAGGGGCTGGATGTAATAATGAACGGGATTTCTAAGCCTTGCACTGCATGGTAATGTGAAATAAATCCAACTCAACGTTCGGCACATCAGCTACTGGGAACTGTCCTGCCACAACCTCCACTCGCCAAGCCGTCACCAAAAGTGACCAAATGGTGACCTCCATCCTGCAAATTCCAATACTTCAACTCCTACTACGCAATTACCCCAAttgtattcaaatttgaaaCAGATGGGCAACACAATATTACAAAGCATTTCAACAATGGTTCTGCGCCATAAAATATGGGCGAAGCAGTTGGTGATTCGCCATGCAACAAAAAACTCATAACTTGGCTCCAAAAGGTCAAAACTTAATCAAACCTGCTGAAGCACTGAAGAGACCCACatgtaactttgcttagtgaagTTAGAAGTGGTGTCGTGGTTCATTCATCTGAATTTTGTGCAATATCAAACTGATGTAAAATAGAATTTTCATACCACTTGCTGGTAGtggtaaatgtatttttaaagttATTATCCACTCTCCAATTGACTTCAAATTTATAATGATGGGTAAAGGCACCCCCTTTGCATGTCAGATTTAATTCCTGCTAATAGTAGAAAATTATAGCAGCTATTACTATACTCCACCTGTTACAATTCTCTCAAAATTGGATATGATGGGTTAGATCACCAGTCAGGGCAAAATTGCTATTACCCTTTAGGGAACTATtgaacccaaaataaaataacctGCCCAGTGTTTACAATATTCATAACAGGAGCCTGTTCATCCCAGGTATTTTGTCATTTATGTAATTTTGTTGTGGTTTGAAGTTGGCAATAGTTTCTCGCCTATTGACTTTTTTCCTTCATaatgctaaataaataaaataaaaataaaatatatttttatttttatttattttttatttttttacatgtgtTCAATTGAATCTTATGCTATCTTTTAGGGTTGCAGCGAGCTGAGTTCAGGCGGaaggcagactacaccctgGACACAGTTCACAAGGCACATATATAGACAGACATCTTCCACAGTCAATTTCACACAAGAGCCCAAACTGCCTGCATGGAAGTCAGTCGGGCGGGTGAATCACTACACCATCAGTGACCTCTTGTGTGAGTATTTTATGTTCTTTCATTTTGTGGTCTCAGCAACCACAACCACCTCAACCTTCCTTCCGCTCTCTTATTTAGATTCACGTTGCACAGTGCCTCACATTCTGCCAACCCCAAGCGACATTGTATGTACATACAAATGTACTTACGTATGTAACAATATGTAAGTCCCCCATTCTGACTTCCAGTGTGTAGAAAATGTAGTAGgtctaatgataataataatcctaatcataataatcataatcataatcataatcataacaataataatcatgATCATCATAATAGTAATAATGGGAGTAGTAAAGCCTTCCCATTTAAAGTGTATATAAACCGATGTAACGTTTCCTCTCCGTACCATTAAAAACATTTGCGGCCGCTTTTGCAAGCTTTGATCAGGCCATCACAGTCTGGTCGGTATTATGGGGTTTCCGCTAAGGCAATGTTCTGCTAGGAGCTCAAACACACATCACACAACGCTAAGTGACTGGGCAGGGAAAGTGTCTGTGAAATTGTGTTTTGTTTAGCAAAAACACATAAATGCAAAAGCACATCCTGTTCCCACAAGAAAAAGAGATCAAAAAAGTGCCCGAGTTGCTTTGACGGAACAAAATGCTATTCTGTTATTACGCCTTGCTTTTTCACCCCGCCCGATTCTTATTACCACCGAAGTTGAGCTTCTCTATCAGCTTTTTCTTGGTGGTCATTGAAGTGCATGGGGAGTTCGATATGCTGCTCATCACTGATAAGCCAAGGCCAGAGTAACCCAGATGAAAGAAAAGTGGCAAAACGGATGTAAATAAATGCGCAACATCtcgttcacttttttttttttaaatgttgcttTTCCTTTATTAGCTTACATGttctgtcaaagacaaattatgCCAGTTTACTGCAAAATGGGCACAGCGGGACAGCAATAGAATCAAAACGAGCCAAACATTCCTGGCAATGAATGAGCTCTGGCAAATTTAGAACACCCACTGCTTCACGCATCTAGGCTTTAGGGCACCTTGCCGCATTGCGAAGTCCTACCCTCCCAAGTGTTTCATCATTCCTCTCAGCGAGTGCCATATAGCATGGCCAAGAGTGCAGAGAAGTTGTTGCATGCTCCCAGATGTCATTTTGAAGTCATGGGTTCAACAGGTGAATCAAATCCAGAGCAGATATTTTCCTGGAACTCTTTTGGCAGCCGCCTGGGGATGCGAGATTATGTTTCTTTGTTTCTGGTATTGATTTATCTACCGGCCCACCGTATAATACATCAAATCATGGCGGGCATTATAAGGAATGACCTGACAGGAAGGCATGGCTATCTCTACCAACTGTAACATTCCTTTGCCTGTGCTCACTCCCCACTCTTCACAAGGCAGTAAAACATGCCCTGAATAACACTAATTAGCTTCAAGTACATTCCTTTTGGGCATTCGAAAAGTGCAAGCATGTTTCTTTCCACACTTTAAGGTGTAAACTTTTAGTTTCAGTTGGAGAGGTCCAGAAGTGATTTCATACAATGAGGAGGGTGACCAATACTGTCAATGACAGGATGCATTCGCTATGGAATGACGGGCCTTCAGCACTTGCTTGCTTGTATATTCTGTCGTCCGTTTGGAGAAGCGACTCAGCATTGAACGAGAGCCAGATTGTTGGAATAGATAGACAGAAATATGCAAGTGTATTTATGAGGGTGGGAAAGTGAGAAatcaagggtgtgtgtgtgtgtgtgtttggggttcAGAGAAAGTGTGCGGATGTGTGCAAGAGAAGTGGGGAgtggaaaaacacacaaaagaaagtgttgaaatgttttatgTCTGAGCACACGGGAGGCTGAAACCTCAGGAGGCGAGGGCCAGAGCCGGTGCTTGGAGACTAAATACAACGAAACCCATCGGGGATTTCGTGTCGGTGCTGATAATCAATACTGTTAGCGCAGGAAGGGGACGTTCGGTGTCATGTGGTCTTGCGTGCGGGATGAATCGGAGACAGGGCCAGACATGATGGAGGAGGTTGCAATGAGGGACTCCGAAAATATCAAGTTTCTCTGCACAGCTGCACTGGCCTGCAGACAGTGGGAAACATCAATATTAACCTCTGCTCCACGTGCAGCCCACTGCGGAGGAATGCAAGGAGAAATCGGAACATAGGTGGGGAGAGAATGGACGAATGCATGCCTCTGGTATGATTGAAGCGAGCAGCCCTGAGAGCTGGTGACACAACGTGAGGCCCAAAACCGAGATGAGATGAAATCGCAACTAATTAGCTACGATTTGTGAATGTTCCTGCTTCATGCTGCAGGAATAACAGAGAGTTATGCAATATTGTGCAAACTCCTGAGGGAATGAAGAGGTGGTGTGGTGCAAAACCAGGTGGTCCCCTGTCAGGTCACCAAGGTAACACAGAAGATAATTACCTGGTGAGGACAAGTGGCACACTTCCCCTCtgtcacaacacacaaaatgaatTCAAACTAGCATCTTATAATAATAGCAAAGAAGCGCAAGAGCATGTCaggcatttgtttttgttcttttttttttcttttttactcatTTTTAGTCAAATATATCACACATGCATCCGATTAAATAAAGCAGCACAAATAGAATTATTCCTGCTCTCGCATGATGACAGGATCCATGACTgtgacaaactattactttttaAAGTGCTTGTTCGGAAAAACAAATCACCCACTGAGAGTGCAGACACACACGGTGCTTTCATTGTCTTAGATCCCAAGCACAGAAACACAAGAGCACTGTCACACACGTTTAAACATAAAAAGAAATGACATAACTAAAGCTACAATATACATTACTGAAGCGCATTCAGTTCACCTTCCAGAATATGTAATACAATGCAACATGAAGAATTTGAGGCTAATTGTGCATAACTcctgcaaggaaaaaaaaataataatcataataaaataaataaataaataaataaataaataaataaataaataaataaataatggcacAATAGGTCCATATAACGCATTACATTGAATGTATAAAGAATGTATAAAGACGTTTATGTATGTGGAAGGTGTGTCTAGgataaaaatgta is a window from the Syngnathus scovelli strain Florida chromosome 2, RoL_Ssco_1.2, whole genome shotgun sequence genome containing:
- the bmp7b gene encoding bone morphogenetic protein 7b produces the protein MALLLDRRAPALLFIWTYCVVADTAFTNFSVDNEFHSSFIHRRLRSQERREMQREILSILGLPHRPRPHFHGKHNSAPMFMLDLYNAMSTEVDEDRYSYPYKPIFTTQAPPIASLQDNNFLNDADMVMSFVNIVEHDKEFLPVRRHHREFRFDLSQIPEGEVVTAAEFRIYKDFIHERFDNETFRISIYQVLEEHSDRESDLFLLDSRVIWAAEEGWLVFDVTITSNHWVLNPGRNLGLQLALEGTNGESVNPRAAGLIGRSGPQNKQPFMVAFFKATEVHLRSIRSAQGGTKQRNPNRSKGAKSQEALRVANIAENSSTDQKQACKKHELYVSFRDLGWQDWIIAPEGYAAYYCEGECAFPLNSYMNATNHAIVQTLVHFINPDTVPKPCCAPTQLHAISVLYFDDSSNVILKKYRNMVVRACGCH